In a single window of the Aminomonas paucivorans DSM 12260 genome:
- a CDS encoding PhoH family protein codes for MRKPFPLSSSLEGATAAPARRSLIRNLRLAPWPGQEALLRRMEEELPLRAFARGEDLSLRGEDGALLERALAFLREAGRNAREGRSMEDPEVRHALQELQGGGPGLPEERDASQLIYTTSKGKPVHAYTRGQRAYLEALREHDVTFAIGPAGTGKTYLAVAYALSCLKEARITRIVLVRPVVEAGERLGYLPGDLLEKVEPYLRPLYDAFYDLLSPDRFLRLMDKKVIEIVPLAYMRGRTLNDSFIILDEAQNTTPEQMKMFLTRMGMGSKAVVTGDVTQVDLPQGKESGLRTVEQILSGIPGIAFVRLAPTDVVRHAIVQKIVQAYEDYEGRRQ; via the coding sequence GTGAGGAAACCCTTTCCCTTGTCTTCCTCTCTGGAGGGGGCCACGGCGGCCCCTGCCCGACGATCCTTGATCCGCAACCTTCGACTCGCCCCTTGGCCGGGGCAGGAGGCCCTGCTTCGCCGTATGGAGGAGGAACTCCCCCTGCGGGCTTTTGCCCGGGGGGAGGACCTGTCGCTTCGGGGCGAGGACGGGGCTCTCCTGGAAAGGGCGCTGGCCTTTCTCCGGGAAGCGGGGCGGAACGCCCGGGAAGGTCGATCCATGGAGGACCCGGAGGTCCGTCATGCCCTTCAGGAGCTGCAAGGGGGAGGTCCGGGACTCCCGGAGGAGCGGGATGCCTCCCAGCTCATCTACACCACCTCCAAGGGCAAGCCTGTTCACGCCTACACCCGGGGACAGCGGGCCTACCTGGAGGCCCTGCGGGAGCATGACGTCACCTTCGCCATCGGTCCTGCGGGAACGGGAAAGACCTATCTGGCGGTGGCCTATGCCCTGTCCTGCCTGAAGGAGGCCCGGATCACCCGCATCGTCCTGGTGCGCCCGGTGGTGGAGGCGGGGGAGCGCCTCGGCTACCTCCCCGGGGATCTCCTGGAGAAGGTGGAACCTTACCTTCGTCCCCTGTACGACGCCTTCTACGACCTGCTGAGCCCGGACCGCTTCCTCCGGCTCATGGACAAGAAGGTCATCGAAATCGTCCCCCTGGCCTACATGCGGGGGAGGACCCTGAACGACAGCTTCATCATCCTCGACGAGGCGCAGAACACCACGCCGGAACAGATGAAGATGTTTCTCACCCGCATGGGGATGGGGTCGAAGGCGGTGGTCACCGGAGACGTAACCCAGGTGGACCTCCCGCAGGGAAAGGAGTCGGGTCTGAGGACGGTGGAGCAGATCCTGTCGGGCATCCCGGGCATCGCCTTCGTGCGCCTTGCCCCCACCGACGTGGTGCGCCACGCCATCGTCCAGAAGATCGTCCAGGCCTATGAAGACTACGAAGGAAGACGACAGTAG
- a CDS encoding HD family phosphohydrolase gives MKTTKEDDSSVVPQRVREVLRWFRHGDPQAVDHRRFRWSLALLASLLLVGNWWFFVRHSAFRVGSPAPRTYFSVARLRYSDPAETQENRRWVEEHVDQVVVRQPGSVVQIQRRLELLESAPTQDFLSPELQSLLKAFPGKEKVQLLQLTVSLGRRLLTHRDGRVSLSEQQWDLVSALPVPQGQKNVVFQILTEVFSNSLASDGDVTRLARQALGDSVRAAERDLPSGRVLAYRGQVVTDAVARLLREEGFPDASFSWSRLAFVFFAVLAWGFWPAWLERREKLNLGGRAWAFVLLLLGLIWGIQLLAAGRYVDTLGIMALGAWFFLAFPNAFAFHLTLGGGVLGALLAFSPTPSFLGLQTIQAGVAAGLGYLLFKGLNSRMRLLQSLALYGLCLVAVSCFLRWGLGIVLTSRDVGLYLLLCALWSSLVLALLPLWESLFDVVSPLRLMELSNPSNPLLKRLQVETPGTYHHVLMVGTLAEAAAEVLGLDGLLVRAGAYYHDIGKLRRPKFFVENQNNGENVHDHLAPSLSALVILSHVRDGLEIAQEYGLPKVLRSFIPEHHGTTCLAYFFRKSKNLGESLPVEQFCYPGPRPRSKETALVMLADSVEAAVKASTTRAENPEDLRELVAEVIQSKIASHQLDHVDFSLRDLTVIRETFLEILRSMRHSRTVRALGGSGEEPQKADATQEKVPDEEGKQG, from the coding sequence ATGAAGACTACGAAGGAAGACGACAGTAGCGTCGTCCCGCAACGGGTCCGGGAGGTCCTCCGCTGGTTTCGGCATGGGGATCCCCAGGCGGTGGACCACCGGAGGTTCCGGTGGTCCCTGGCCCTTTTGGCTTCCCTCCTTCTGGTGGGCAACTGGTGGTTCTTCGTGCGCCACAGCGCCTTCCGCGTCGGTTCCCCCGCCCCTCGGACCTACTTCAGCGTCGCTCGCCTCCGCTATTCCGATCCCGCGGAGACCCAGGAAAACCGCCGTTGGGTGGAGGAGCATGTGGATCAGGTGGTGGTCCGCCAACCCGGGTCGGTGGTGCAGATCCAGCGGCGCCTGGAGCTTCTGGAGTCCGCTCCCACGCAGGATTTCCTTTCCCCGGAGCTGCAGTCCCTCCTGAAGGCCTTTCCCGGGAAGGAGAAGGTGCAGCTCCTTCAGCTCACCGTGTCCCTGGGAAGGCGCCTTCTGACCCACCGGGACGGGCGGGTTTCCCTGAGCGAGCAACAGTGGGATCTGGTCAGCGCCCTGCCGGTGCCCCAGGGGCAGAAGAACGTGGTCTTCCAAATCCTCACGGAGGTGTTTTCCAACTCCCTCGCTTCGGACGGGGACGTCACACGACTGGCCAGGCAGGCCTTGGGGGATTCGGTCCGGGCGGCGGAGCGGGATCTCCCGTCGGGGAGAGTCCTGGCCTATCGGGGGCAGGTGGTGACCGACGCCGTGGCCCGGCTTCTTCGGGAAGAGGGGTTCCCCGACGCGAGCTTCTCCTGGTCCCGTCTGGCCTTCGTCTTTTTTGCCGTCCTGGCCTGGGGCTTCTGGCCGGCGTGGCTGGAACGGCGGGAAAAGCTGAATCTGGGGGGGCGGGCCTGGGCCTTCGTCCTCCTCCTGCTGGGGTTGATCTGGGGGATCCAGCTTCTGGCGGCGGGGCGCTACGTGGACACCCTGGGCATCATGGCCCTGGGGGCGTGGTTCTTCCTGGCCTTTCCCAACGCCTTCGCCTTCCATCTGACCCTGGGGGGCGGGGTCCTGGGGGCCCTGCTGGCCTTCAGCCCCACCCCATCCTTTCTGGGACTGCAGACCATCCAGGCGGGGGTGGCTGCGGGGCTGGGGTACCTGCTCTTCAAGGGGCTCAACTCCCGGATGCGGTTGCTGCAGAGCCTTGCCCTCTACGGTCTCTGTCTGGTCGCGGTCTCCTGTTTTCTTCGTTGGGGCTTGGGGATCGTCCTGACGTCCCGAGATGTGGGGCTTTACCTGCTCCTGTGCGCCCTGTGGAGCAGCCTGGTCCTGGCTCTCCTTCCCCTGTGGGAGTCCCTGTTCGACGTGGTTTCCCCGCTGCGTCTCATGGAGCTGAGCAACCCCTCCAACCCGCTTCTGAAGCGGCTTCAGGTGGAGACCCCCGGTACCTACCACCACGTCCTCATGGTGGGGACCTTGGCGGAGGCGGCGGCGGAGGTGCTGGGCCTGGACGGGCTCCTGGTGCGGGCGGGGGCGTACTACCACGACATCGGAAAGCTCCGGCGCCCCAAGTTCTTCGTGGAGAACCAGAACAACGGGGAGAACGTGCACGACCACCTGGCCCCCTCCCTGTCCGCCCTGGTGATCCTCTCCCATGTGAGAGACGGTCTGGAGATCGCGCAGGAGTACGGTCTTCCCAAGGTCCTCCGCAGCTTTATCCCGGAGCACCACGGTACCACCTGCTTGGCCTACTTCTTCCGAAAATCCAAGAACCTGGGAGAATCCCTGCCCGTGGAGCAGTTCTGCTACCCCGGGCCTCGTCCCCGGTCGAAGGAAACCGCCCTGGTGATGCTGGCGGATTCCGTGGAGGCGGCGGTGAAGGCGTCCACGACCAGGGCCGAGAACCCGGAGGACCTCCGAGAGCTGGTGGCGGAAGTGATCCAGTCGAAGATTGCGAGCCACCAGCTGGATCACGTGGATTTCTCCCTTCGGGATCTGACGGTCATCCGGGAGACCTTCCTGGAAATTCTCCGATCCATGCGCCACTCTCGAACTGTCCGTGCCCTGGGCGGATCGGGGGAGGAGCCGCAAAAAGCAGACGCGACGCAGGAGAAGGTCCCGGATGAGGAGGGGAAACAAGGGTGA
- the ybeY gene encoding rRNA maturation RNase YbeY has product MKVVLNWGASLPPEPFAGEEGEALQDRIRCVWARLLLAEGTLPSGEETREAEVSVSFVDPNSMAELNRTYRQVEGPTDVLSFPLWEEEGRFCPPPWEVLPLGDVVICPDQVQPQEGGGSKERQMLLVLHHGFLHLLGWDHDTPQKEQDMWELQERMVSDTLEGNFASWAHS; this is encoded by the coding sequence GTGAAGGTGGTGCTGAATTGGGGGGCTTCCTTGCCTCCCGAACCCTTTGCGGGGGAAGAAGGAGAGGCGCTTCAGGATCGAATCCGATGCGTCTGGGCTCGGCTGCTCCTGGCAGAGGGGACCCTGCCCTCGGGGGAAGAAACGCGGGAGGCGGAGGTGTCCGTCTCCTTCGTGGACCCAAATTCCATGGCGGAGCTGAACCGGACCTACCGCCAGGTGGAGGGGCCCACGGACGTGCTCTCCTTCCCCCTCTGGGAGGAAGAGGGGCGTTTCTGCCCTCCCCCGTGGGAGGTCCTGCCCCTGGGGGACGTGGTGATCTGCCCCGATCAGGTCCAGCCCCAGGAGGGCGGGGGATCCAAGGAACGACAGATGCTTCTGGTGCTTCACCACGGCTTTCTGCACCTCCTGGGGTGGGATCACGACACCCCGCAGAAGGAACAGGACATGTGGGAGTTGCAGGAACGCATGGTTTCTGACACCCTGGAGGGGAACTTCGCGTCTTGGGCGCACTCGTGA
- a CDS encoding hemolysin family protein — protein sequence MILSFFFSGTETSITAVGRGKLLALSDLHPPRRGLLSWLLGNTQRALTVTLVGNNLVNIAASSLATSLAIAFFGQRGLLLAVILMTAVIVVFCEILPKTLAIAYPEKALLLMLPALRGVAFLLAPLVLLTQAVIRGLGRLMGIPLENRGAFVTRQEIDHLVKESGASGALEEEERKMIHGIIAFEETRVSEIMVPRTDMTALPSSCSVRSAIEAFRESGHSRMPLFDGDLDHIDGVLYVKDLLQCLSSGDVDKPVAPFQRKSLFVPETMKIAELFDLMKKARVHMAIVVDEYGGTAGLLTLEDLLEEIVGEIQDEYDEEVPPVQKEADGSYVVQGQVHLEDLSDALGYPFEAEDVDTVGGLALSLFGGFPKSGQEVTEGPWRIQALDVKNHRVLQVRFSPCGDDSQHFEE from the coding sequence TTGATCCTTTCCTTCTTCTTCAGCGGCACCGAAACCTCCATCACCGCCGTGGGCAGGGGCAAGCTCCTTGCCTTAAGCGACCTCCACCCTCCTCGACGGGGACTGCTCTCCTGGCTTTTGGGGAACACCCAGAGGGCCCTCACGGTGACCCTGGTGGGCAACAACCTGGTCAACATCGCCGCCAGCTCCCTGGCCACCTCCCTGGCCATCGCCTTCTTCGGGCAGCGGGGCCTTCTCCTGGCGGTGATCCTCATGACGGCGGTCATCGTGGTGTTCTGCGAGATCCTCCCCAAGACCCTGGCCATCGCCTATCCGGAGAAGGCCCTTCTCCTGATGCTCCCTGCTCTTCGGGGGGTGGCGTTTCTCCTGGCCCCCCTGGTCCTCCTCACCCAGGCGGTCATCCGGGGGTTGGGGCGCCTGATGGGGATCCCCCTGGAAAACCGGGGGGCCTTCGTCACCCGCCAGGAGATCGACCATCTGGTGAAGGAGAGCGGAGCCAGCGGCGCCCTGGAGGAAGAGGAACGCAAGATGATCCACGGGATCATCGCCTTCGAAGAGACCCGGGTGTCGGAGATCATGGTCCCCCGAACGGACATGACCGCCCTGCCCTCCTCCTGCTCCGTACGCAGCGCCATCGAGGCCTTTCGGGAGAGCGGCCATTCCCGCATGCCCCTCTTCGACGGGGACCTGGACCACATCGACGGGGTGCTCTACGTGAAGGATCTTCTCCAGTGCCTCTCCTCCGGGGACGTGGACAAACCCGTGGCGCCCTTCCAGCGCAAGTCCCTCTTCGTGCCCGAAACCATGAAGATCGCCGAACTCTTCGACCTCATGAAGAAGGCCCGGGTGCACATGGCCATCGTGGTGGACGAATACGGGGGCACCGCGGGGCTTTTGACCCTGGAGGACCTGCTGGAGGAGATCGTGGGGGAGATTCAGGACGAGTACGACGAGGAGGTCCCTCCGGTCCAGAAGGAAGCGGACGGTTCCTACGTGGTCCAGGGGCAGGTCCACCTGGAGGACCTGTCCGACGCCCTGGGGTATCCCTTCGAGGCGGAGGATGTGGACACCGTGGGGGGCTTGGCCCTCTCCCTCTTCGGAGGGTTCCCCAAGTCGGGACAGGAAGTGACGGAGGGACCTTGGCGGATTCAGGCCCTGGACGTGAAGAACCATCGGGTGCTCCAGGTCCGGTTCAGTCCCTGCGGGGACGACTCGCAGCATTTCGAGGAGTGA
- a CDS encoding cytidine deaminase, giving the protein MVLALKEIEEVLETLWEEAGKARSRAYVPYSGFAVGAALYTASGQIFTGCNVENGSYGLTQCAERVALGVLTSQGGDQAVALAVQGPPGRSCSPCGACRQVLLEHNPKLRVWFWWEGRRVERSIPELLPEAFLLED; this is encoded by the coding sequence ATGGTTTTGGCTCTCAAGGAGATCGAAGAAGTGCTGGAAACCCTTTGGGAAGAGGCGGGGAAAGCCCGATCGCGAGCCTATGTGCCCTATTCCGGCTTTGCCGTGGGGGCGGCGCTGTACACCGCAAGCGGGCAGATCTTCACCGGGTGCAACGTGGAAAACGGCAGCTATGGGCTGACCCAGTGCGCCGAGCGGGTGGCCCTGGGCGTCCTGACGTCCCAGGGGGGGGATCAGGCGGTGGCTCTGGCGGTCCAGGGACCCCCAGGGCGAAGCTGCTCTCCCTGCGGTGCCTGTCGGCAGGTCCTGCTGGAGCACAACCCGAAACTGCGGGTCTGGTTCTGGTGGGAGGGCCGACGGGTGGAACGGAGCATCCCGGAGCTTCTTCCCGAAGCCTTCCTGCTGGAGGATTGA
- the era gene encoding GTPase Era, which yields MEPSNGKPFRSGCVALLGRPNVGKSSLANALVGVKIAAVSPKAQTTRQVVRGIVQTPEAQIVLVDTPGVHEPRHELGRFMIRQIREALEEVVGICFLVEATDQRLSSLDRRILEWIREAKRPTALVVNKVDLLKSPEALWKVVALYQDAYPFEEIIPLSATRGSNLDVLLERMTSWLPESEPLFPEDLLMDRTERFLAGEIIREKVFLETEQEVPHSVAVLVESFKSPDEYPDRKRLSIRASIVVEKEGQKIILIGSQGAKIRQIRLAAEEELESTFGHPVNLDLWVKVRPHWRRSEQGLRQMGYGDS from the coding sequence GTGGAGCCTTCTAACGGCAAGCCCTTCCGCTCCGGCTGCGTCGCCCTCCTGGGGCGCCCCAACGTGGGCAAGTCCTCCCTGGCCAACGCCCTGGTGGGGGTGAAGATCGCCGCAGTTTCCCCCAAGGCCCAGACCACCCGCCAGGTGGTTCGGGGGATCGTCCAGACCCCGGAAGCCCAGATCGTCCTGGTGGACACGCCGGGGGTTCACGAGCCGAGGCACGAGCTGGGACGCTTCATGATCCGCCAGATCCGGGAGGCTCTGGAGGAGGTGGTGGGCATCTGCTTCCTCGTGGAGGCTACGGACCAGCGCCTCTCCTCCCTGGACCGGCGCATCCTGGAGTGGATTCGGGAGGCCAAGCGCCCCACAGCTCTGGTGGTGAACAAGGTCGATCTGCTGAAGTCCCCCGAGGCCCTCTGGAAGGTGGTGGCCCTCTACCAGGACGCCTACCCCTTTGAGGAGATCATCCCCCTCTCCGCGACTCGGGGCTCCAACCTGGACGTGCTCCTGGAAAGGATGACCTCCTGGCTTCCCGAGTCGGAGCCCCTGTTCCCCGAGGACCTGCTCATGGACCGGACGGAACGTTTCCTGGCGGGGGAGATCATCCGGGAGAAGGTCTTCCTGGAGACGGAACAGGAGGTTCCCCACAGCGTGGCGGTGCTGGTGGAGTCCTTCAAGAGCCCCGACGAGTATCCGGACCGCAAGCGCCTTTCCATCCGGGCCAGCATCGTGGTGGAGAAGGAGGGGCAGAAGATCATCCTCATCGGATCGCAGGGGGCGAAGATCCGCCAGATCCGCCTGGCGGCGGAAGAGGAACTGGAAAGCACCTTCGGCCACCCCGTGAATCTGGACTTGTGGGTCAAGGTACGCCCCCATTGGCGGCGGTCCGAGCAGGGGCTGCGGCAGATGGGGTACGGGGATTCGTGA
- the recO gene encoding DNA repair protein RecO — translation MPSFFDASRDCGDAPARQGYWSASGVVLRRREDPHEGFRLLAFLKGTGLCWVNAPWAARGRRRFGAATEPLSWGEYRFYQSPRRTTLQDARLVDSYLSLHRDAESFREALEACLWLSRLPLGIPGDEVLGLFWSHFRALTLPLVRPPLRVRFLYRWLRVQGSAPELRRCSRCGEPLRGSLAWGRWGLECCAGRAEVPPDFLQDLCRAAMLAREPFVEWVKTRYPGGLSPSDRARWKEAEGWLQGFFPEGRSLFQKGEGS, via the coding sequence GTGCCCTCCTTCTTTGACGCCTCCCGGGATTGCGGCGACGCTCCCGCAAGACAGGGGTACTGGTCCGCCTCCGGAGTGGTCTTGCGACGCCGGGAGGACCCGCACGAGGGATTCCGCCTTCTGGCCTTCCTCAAGGGGACGGGGCTCTGCTGGGTGAACGCTCCCTGGGCGGCCCGGGGACGTCGGAGGTTCGGCGCGGCCACGGAGCCCCTCTCCTGGGGGGAATACCGGTTCTACCAGAGCCCCAGACGCACCACCCTCCAGGATGCCCGGCTCGTGGACTCCTACCTGTCCCTGCACCGGGACGCGGAGTCCTTTCGGGAGGCCCTGGAGGCCTGCCTTTGGCTCTCCCGTCTCCCCCTGGGCATCCCGGGAGACGAGGTGCTGGGCCTGTTCTGGAGTCACTTCCGGGCCCTGACCCTTCCCCTGGTGAGGCCTCCCCTGCGGGTTCGTTTTCTCTACCGCTGGTTGCGGGTCCAGGGCAGCGCCCCGGAGCTGCGCCGCTGCTCCCGATGCGGCGAGCCCCTCAGGGGCTCCCTCGCCTGGGGCCGATGGGGGTTGGAATGCTGTGCCGGGAGGGCGGAGGTGCCCCCGGATTTCTTGCAGGACCTGTGCCGTGCTGCTATGCTTGCCCGTGAACCGTTCGTTGAATGGGTAAAAACCCGCTACCCAGGCGGGTTGAGCCCCTCCGACAGGGCACGGTGGAAAGAGGCGGAAGGGTGGCTCCAGGGTTTTTTCCCTGAGGGCCGATCCCTGTTCCAGAAGGGGGAAGGTTCTTGA
- the glyQ gene encoding glycine--tRNA ligase subunit alpha, with protein sequence MNFQEIVMRLERFWAEQGCIIQQPYDIEVGAGTMNPATTLRVLGPEPWRVAYVEPSRRPTDGRYGENPNRLQHYYQYQVIMQPAPEEIQEIYLDSLRALGIDPAEHDIRFVEDDWESPTIGAWGLGWEVWLDGMEVTQFTYFQQVGGIDMESVPAEITYGLERIAMFVQKVDNVYDLQWVGDVKYGDVHHRGEVEHSTYNFDVSDAARLFELFSHYEQEARHILDAGLVLPAYDYVLKCSHTFNLLDARSAISVTERTGYIGRVRALAGACCKAYAAQREAMGYPLMDRFRFADQENRGSRR encoded by the coding sequence TTGAACTTTCAGGAGATCGTGATGCGGTTGGAGCGTTTCTGGGCGGAACAGGGGTGCATCATCCAGCAGCCCTACGACATCGAGGTGGGAGCGGGAACCATGAACCCCGCCACCACCCTGCGCGTCCTGGGACCGGAGCCCTGGCGGGTGGCCTACGTGGAACCCTCCCGCAGGCCCACCGACGGACGCTACGGAGAAAACCCGAACCGCCTCCAACACTACTATCAGTATCAGGTGATCATGCAGCCCGCCCCGGAGGAGATCCAGGAGATCTATCTGGACAGCCTGCGGGCCCTGGGCATCGACCCGGCGGAGCACGACATCCGCTTCGTGGAGGACGACTGGGAATCCCCCACCATCGGGGCCTGGGGGCTGGGATGGGAGGTCTGGCTGGACGGCATGGAGGTCACCCAGTTCACTTACTTCCAGCAGGTGGGGGGCATCGACATGGAGTCCGTGCCTGCGGAAATCACCTACGGGCTGGAACGGATCGCCATGTTCGTCCAGAAGGTGGACAACGTCTACGACCTCCAGTGGGTGGGGGACGTGAAGTACGGGGACGTCCACCATCGGGGAGAGGTGGAACACTCCACCTACAACTTCGACGTCTCCGATGCGGCACGGCTCTTCGAGCTGTTCTCCCACTACGAGCAGGAGGCAAGGCACATCCTGGACGCGGGCCTGGTCCTGCCCGCCTACGATTACGTCCTGAAGTGCTCCCACACCTTCAATCTCCTGGATGCACGCAGCGCCATCAGCGTCACGGAGAGGACCGGGTACATCGGCCGGGTGCGGGCCCTCGCCGGGGCCTGCTGCAAGGCCTACGCCGCCCAGCGGGAGGCCATGGGGTACCCCCTGATGGACCGCTTCCGCTTCGCGGATCAAGAGAACAGGGGGAGTCGGCGATGA
- the glyS gene encoding glycine--tRNA ligase subunit beta gives MNRDDRARDLLFEIGTEEIPAGFLSWGLEEIRRLGEEELQAARIPHGGILSYGTPRRLTLYVRSLASRQEDLVETVKGPLWAQAFDPNGHPTKAAAGFARSRQIPVEDLQMREVDGVPYAFAVLKQEGQETESLIPEVLQRILKRLVFPKNMYWQDPTVRFARPIRWLVALWGDQIVPVTLGEVHSDRFTRGHRFLGKRNLEIREAKDYLEALFDEFVLADPQKRREKMLSGIASLEKDMGAGADLDPDLVEENLNLVEYPVPFFGSFDPSFLDIPSEVLVTTMKKHQRYFPVRDRSGKLCPFFVGVSNNQATRMQVVREGNERVLRARLSDAAFFWAEDQKAGLSSRVEGLKTVLYQERLGSVHQKSERARTLAIWLVESLGLGEIRSLVDRAAFLAKADLLTNMVYEFPELQGVMGREYARREGEPDRVALALHEQYLPRFAGDRLPTDAVGALVGLADRADTLVAIHHVGLEPTGSQDPYGLRRASRCIDEILWGLELDVPVVDLFAKAGANLGASPETLQAVGDFFQQRQLVQLREKGYGHGMVSLALQCVGHRPLQTLRLLQVLEELKGEAWFASLVTAAVRVRNILAKTPEGGDLDPSTLTCDAERGLLAALTECGPLVREAVARYEWREVAQLLLRLEGPVTRFFDDVLVMDPDEKVRTNRLGLLRRAQDLFDAIGDFSYLKNEVKP, from the coding sequence ATGAACCGGGACGACAGGGCACGAGACCTTCTCTTCGAGATCGGGACGGAGGAGATCCCTGCGGGCTTCCTCTCCTGGGGGCTGGAGGAGATCCGCCGCCTGGGGGAGGAGGAGCTTCAGGCCGCCCGGATCCCTCACGGGGGCATCCTCTCCTACGGCACCCCCCGGCGTCTGACCCTATACGTCCGGTCCCTGGCCTCCCGGCAGGAGGACCTGGTGGAGACGGTGAAGGGGCCCCTATGGGCGCAGGCCTTCGACCCCAACGGGCACCCCACCAAGGCGGCGGCGGGCTTTGCCAGAAGCCGGCAGATCCCCGTGGAGGACCTCCAGATGCGGGAGGTGGACGGGGTCCCCTACGCCTTCGCGGTGCTCAAGCAGGAGGGACAGGAGACGGAATCCCTGATCCCGGAGGTGCTCCAGCGGATCCTCAAGCGCCTCGTATTCCCCAAGAACATGTACTGGCAGGACCCCACAGTGCGCTTCGCCCGCCCCATCCGCTGGCTGGTGGCCCTCTGGGGGGATCAGATCGTCCCGGTGACCTTGGGGGAGGTGCACAGCGACCGGTTCACCCGGGGACACCGCTTCCTGGGCAAGCGCAACCTGGAGATCCGGGAGGCCAAGGACTATCTGGAGGCGCTCTTCGACGAGTTCGTCCTGGCGGACCCCCAGAAGCGCCGGGAAAAGATGCTCTCCGGCATCGCCTCCCTGGAGAAGGACATGGGGGCGGGGGCGGATCTGGACCCGGACCTGGTGGAGGAAAACCTCAACCTGGTGGAGTACCCGGTCCCCTTCTTCGGCTCCTTCGACCCCTCCTTCCTGGACATCCCCTCGGAGGTCCTGGTGACCACCATGAAGAAGCACCAGCGCTACTTCCCCGTCCGGGACCGTTCGGGGAAGCTCTGTCCCTTCTTCGTGGGGGTCAGCAACAACCAGGCCACCCGGATGCAGGTGGTGCGGGAAGGGAACGAACGGGTCCTCAGGGCGCGCCTCTCGGATGCGGCGTTCTTCTGGGCGGAAGACCAGAAGGCCGGCCTCTCCAGCCGGGTGGAAGGGCTGAAGACGGTTCTCTACCAGGAACGCCTCGGTTCGGTGCACCAGAAGTCCGAGCGGGCCCGAACCTTGGCCATCTGGCTGGTGGAGTCCCTGGGGCTGGGGGAGATCCGTTCCCTGGTGGACCGGGCGGCGTTCCTCGCCAAGGCGGATCTCCTCACGAACATGGTGTACGAGTTCCCGGAGCTGCAGGGAGTCATGGGAAGGGAGTACGCCCGGCGGGAGGGAGAACCGGATCGCGTGGCCCTGGCCCTGCACGAACAGTACCTTCCCCGTTTCGCCGGGGACCGGCTACCCACCGACGCGGTGGGTGCCCTGGTGGGTCTGGCGGATCGGGCGGACACCCTTGTGGCCATCCACCACGTGGGCCTGGAGCCCACGGGTTCCCAGGACCCCTACGGCCTGCGCCGGGCTTCCCGGTGCATCGACGAGATCCTCTGGGGTCTGGAGCTGGACGTGCCCGTGGTGGACCTCTTCGCCAAGGCCGGGGCAAATCTGGGGGCATCTCCCGAGACCCTGCAGGCGGTGGGGGATTTCTTCCAGCAGCGCCAGCTGGTGCAGCTGCGGGAGAAGGGCTACGGTCACGGCATGGTTTCCCTGGCCCTCCAGTGCGTGGGACACCGGCCCCTCCAGACCCTTCGGCTCCTCCAGGTGCTGGAGGAACTCAAGGGGGAGGCTTGGTTCGCCTCCCTGGTCACCGCAGCGGTGCGGGTGCGGAACATCCTGGCCAAAACCCCCGAAGGGGGCGACCTGGACCCCTCCACCCTGACCTGTGACGCGGAACGGGGACTGCTGGCCGCCCTGACGGAGTGCGGTCCCCTGGTTCGAGAGGCCGTGGCCCGATACGAGTGGCGCGAGGTGGCCCAGCTGCTCCTCCGTCTGGAAGGGCCCGTGACCCGGTTCTTTGACGACGTGCTCGTCATGGACCCGGACGAGAAGGTCCGCACCAACCGGCTCGGTCTGCTCCGCCGGGCGCAGGATCTCTTCGACGCCATCGGGGATTTCTCCTACCTGAAGAACGAGGTGAAGCCATGA
- a CDS encoding pyruvate, water dikinase regulatory protein, which translates to MTVELYVVSDFTGETAEHVARAAASQFGPEAAKLVRFRYVNNEEKGMEILRTAKELNAVLICTLVDHSLRKWFVRKATEEGLDLVDILGPILDILGRRLDRPPLETPGLLRRMDEEYFRRVKAIEFAIKCDDGRSPEFLDQADLVVIGVSRTSKTPLSMYLAHKGIMAANIPLVPEADPPQELFSLPPEKVVGLVIAPEKLVQIRKERLRVLGLDAEVSNYAQWERVQEELDFAKNIMRRTGCRTFEVTNRAIEETAQEILDCLRR; encoded by the coding sequence ATGACCGTGGAACTCTACGTGGTGTCCGATTTCACCGGAGAGACCGCCGAACACGTCGCCCGGGCGGCGGCCAGCCAGTTCGGTCCCGAGGCGGCCAAGCTGGTGCGCTTCCGCTATGTGAACAACGAGGAAAAGGGCATGGAGATCCTTCGTACCGCCAAGGAACTCAACGCCGTCCTCATCTGCACCCTGGTGGACCACTCCTTGAGGAAGTGGTTCGTCCGGAAGGCCACGGAGGAAGGGCTGGACCTGGTGGATATCCTGGGGCCCATCCTGGACATCCTGGGGCGCCGTCTGGACCGCCCGCCCCTGGAGACGCCGGGGCTGCTGCGCCGGATGGACGAAGAGTACTTCCGTCGGGTCAAGGCCATCGAATTTGCCATCAAGTGCGACGACGGCCGCTCCCCCGAATTCCTGGACCAGGCGGACCTGGTGGTCATCGGGGTCTCCCGGACCAGCAAGACCCCCCTGTCCATGTACCTGGCCCACAAGGGCATCATGGCGGCCAACATCCCCCTGGTGCCCGAGGCGGATCCTCCTCAGGAACTCTTCTCCCTGCCTCCGGAGAAGGTGGTGGGACTGGTCATCGCCCCGGAAAAACTCGTCCAGATCCGCAAGGAGCGGCTGCGGGTCCTGGGATTGGATGCGGAGGTCTCCAACTACGCCCAGTGGGAGCGGGTGCAGGAGGAGCTGGATTTTGCCAAGAACATCATGAGACGCACCGGATGCCGGACCTTCGAGGTCACCAACCGGGCCATCGAGGAAACGGCCCAGGAGATCCTGGACTGCCTGAGGCGGTAG